From a single Bacteroidota bacterium genomic region:
- a CDS encoding TolC family protein, producing MKKLLTLFLLSFFIGSLQAQDSTFSLQQAIDYALANHSAVKNALIEEEIANKKINELIGAGTPQINGSAELNNFLDIPVSFVPGEFFDGEPGTFFPVQFGQQYSASAGVSISQLLFDGSYMVGLQASKTYRELSRKQSKQTRTETAVNVSKAYYGALVAEARMEIIDANLERVVKLLSDTKAYYENGFVEKIDVDRIELTYNNLMVEKEKILRYKSISYTLLKFQMSFPAGQEIKLSDKLEEIALKNTTIPENVNLANRPEYEVMSVNKRLQELDVKRYKSMYLPGLVAFGSFSYNNARNQFDIFDSGLRWFPTSLIGLKLSIPIWDGLQKSSKISQSKLTLQKVENAMDLMKNSYALELESAKINFQNYTSSLVIVKKNKELANEIARVAKIKYDNGVGSSLEVVDAESSLREADANFFNTLYDTIIARIDLDKASGQINY from the coding sequence ATGAAAAAACTCCTGACTTTATTCCTGCTCAGTTTCTTTATTGGAAGCCTACAGGCCCAGGACAGCACCTTCAGCCTGCAACAAGCCATTGACTATGCGCTTGCCAATCACTCAGCCGTAAAAAATGCGTTGATTGAAGAAGAAATTGCCAATAAGAAAATCAATGAATTAATTGGAGCCGGTACCCCTCAGATTAATGGAAGCGCTGAACTCAATAACTTTCTGGATATTCCGGTGAGCTTTGTACCCGGAGAATTCTTTGATGGAGAGCCTGGAACTTTCTTTCCGGTCCAGTTCGGTCAGCAATACAGTGCTTCTGCCGGAGTTTCTATCTCCCAGTTATTGTTTGATGGCAGCTATATGGTAGGTCTGCAAGCAAGCAAGACTTATCGTGAACTGAGTCGTAAGCAAAGCAAACAAACCCGAACGGAGACAGCGGTGAATGTTAGCAAAGCCTATTATGGAGCGCTGGTGGCCGAAGCAAGAATGGAAATCATTGATGCGAATCTAGAACGTGTGGTAAAATTGTTAAGTGATACAAAAGCTTATTATGAAAATGGTTTTGTAGAAAAAATAGATGTTGATCGCATAGAACTCACCTACAATAACCTGATGGTGGAAAAGGAAAAAATTCTACGATATAAGAGTATTAGCTATACTTTGCTAAAATTCCAGATGAGTTTCCCTGCCGGACAGGAAATAAAGCTTAGTGATAAGCTGGAAGAAATCGCTCTTAAAAACACTACCATTCCGGAAAATGTAAATCTTGCAAACAGGCCGGAGTATGAAGTGATGTCGGTGAATAAACGCCTTCAGGAATTGGATGTAAAAAGGTATAAGTCGATGTATTTACCCGGACTGGTGGCATTTGGTAGTTTCAGTTACAACAATGCGCGAAATCAGTTTGATATTTTTGATTCCGGATTGCGCTGGTTCCCTACATCTTTGATTGGTTTAAAATTATCAATTCCTATATGGGATGGGTTGCAAAAAAGTTCGAAGATTTCTCAATCAAAGTTGACTTTGCAAAAAGTGGAAAACGCGATGGACCTGATGAAAAACAGCTACGCCCTGGAACTGGAGTCGGCGAAAATTAATTTCCAAAACTATACTTCAAGTCTGGTAATCGTTAAGAAAAATAAAGAACTCGCAAACGAAATCGCCCGGGTTGCAAAAATAAAATATGACAATGGTGTCGGATCAAGTCTGGAGGTTGTTGATGCAGAAAGTTCCTTACGTGAAGCAGATGCCAATTTCTTCAATACACTCTACGATACCATCATTGCTCGTATCGATCTGGATAAAGCGAGCGGACAAATCAATTATTAA
- a CDS encoding efflux RND transporter periplasmic adaptor subunit, translating to MKHLTYIIPFAIAILMTACGSPDKKAELENLKQQQSEIKDKIATLEAELAKSGDGKKEPGRDVAITKVEFGPFSHLIEVQAKVEGEDNVMVSPETPGTISKIFVKAGDRVNSGTVLAELESNVYMKSLEELQSAREFANTLFQKQKSLWDQKIGTEIQYLQAKNNLESIDRKMATVRQQLEMTRIKSPINGSVDIVDLKVGQAFSPGMPGLRVVNFSKLKVQAEVAEAYISKVEKGDPVEVYFPDQKITTKATITYAGKVIDPINRTFRVEVNMSGKEASLHPNQVAIVRIADYKSDKAIALPLAIVQNTPEGSYLFVAESGKAKKQMVKTGLNYDGKLEILEGLNAGDMVISSGYQDLIDGQKINL from the coding sequence ATGAAACATCTTACCTATATAATTCCTTTCGCCATCGCGATTCTGATGACAGCTTGCGGGAGTCCCGATAAAAAAGCTGAACTTGAAAATTTAAAACAACAACAAAGTGAAATTAAAGATAAGATCGCCACTTTGGAGGCCGAACTGGCTAAAAGTGGTGATGGGAAGAAAGAACCCGGTCGCGATGTGGCTATCACCAAAGTGGAATTTGGTCCATTCAGTCATCTGATAGAAGTTCAGGCGAAGGTAGAGGGCGAAGATAATGTAATGGTTAGTCCTGAAACACCCGGTACGATCTCTAAAATTTTTGTAAAAGCCGGTGACAGAGTAAATTCCGGAACCGTGTTAGCGGAGCTGGAAAGCAATGTGTATATGAAAAGTCTGGAAGAACTGCAAAGTGCGAGAGAATTTGCAAATACCCTCTTTCAAAAACAGAAATCCTTATGGGATCAGAAAATCGGAACTGAAATACAATACCTGCAAGCAAAAAATAATCTTGAATCTATTGATCGAAAAATGGCGACAGTTCGTCAGCAGTTGGAGATGACGCGTATAAAGTCTCCCATCAACGGATCGGTAGATATTGTGGATTTGAAAGTGGGACAAGCCTTTTCTCCGGGAATGCCCGGCTTGCGTGTGGTGAACTTTTCAAAATTAAAAGTACAGGCCGAAGTTGCCGAAGCTTATATTTCTAAAGTAGAAAAAGGAGATCCTGTAGAAGTGTATTTTCCTGATCAGAAGATTACTACAAAGGCTACTATCACCTACGCAGGGAAAGTAATTGATCCCATTAACAGAACTTTCCGTGTTGAAGTAAACATGTCCGGCAAAGAGGCATCTCTGCATCCCAATCAGGTAGCCATTGTTCGTATTGCAGATTACAAATCAGATAAAGCCATTGCATTGCCACTTGCCATTGTGCAAAATACTCCGGAAGGTAGTTATCTTTTCGTTGCTGAAAGCGGAAAAGCAAAAAAGCAAATGGTTAAAACAGGTTTAAACTATGACGGAAAACTTGAAATCCTCGAAGGATTAAATGCCGGAGACATGGTCATATCCAGCGGTTACCAGGACCTTATCGACGGACAAAAAATTAACCTTTGA
- a CDS encoding alkaline phosphatase family protein yields the protein MRNIIILILLIFPFLLDGQSQITSRPKLIVGIVIDQMRPDYLTRYNNKFGDSGFKRILKSGFYCRNTQFNYAPTYTGPGHASIYTGTTPSLHGITGNDWYDQLAMDTVYCTQDTSVRAVGGEGKEGKEGMMSPHRLLTTTLTDQLRLSTQMKAKVIGISLKDRGAILPAGRSADAAYWYDGKSGNWITSSWYRNDLPKWSHEFNDRKWPEQYLSKPWNTALPIKEYYESDPDDSPYEAAFRGEAKPVFPHDLPALKGIGYDLVRRTPFGNTLTKDFALSAILGEKMGADSIPDFLCVSFSATDYVGHQFGPNAIETEDTYIRLDRDIADLLTFLDNRIGQGAYLLFMTADHACMENPKHMLDHKLAAGFSNPTIIKDTIRYFLKEKYGKPEYLQCYINDQVHLDEALILQDKLSVCTIERELGNFLRKSITGIMDIVTACNLQEEEYNELFRNRIQKGFHTGRSGNVCLLFSPGWTDPLYGGDGTQGTTHGSPYPYDAHVPLLWYGWHIPAGATADEVNITDIAPTLSFLLNITLPNGCTGKKINALVK from the coding sequence ATGAGAAACATTATCATTCTGATCTTGCTAATTTTTCCTTTTCTGTTAGATGGTCAGTCGCAGATTACTTCCCGGCCAAAATTAATTGTTGGAATTGTTATTGACCAAATGCGTCCGGATTACCTTACGAGATACAATAACAAATTTGGTGATAGCGGATTCAAGAGAATTTTAAAAAGCGGATTTTATTGCCGGAATACTCAGTTCAATTATGCACCCACTTATACAGGTCCGGGTCATGCGAGTATTTATACCGGAACAACACCATCCTTACATGGTATAACAGGTAATGACTGGTACGATCAATTGGCGATGGATACTGTGTATTGCACACAGGACACTTCTGTCAGAGCTGTAGGTGGAGAAGGCAAAGAAGGCAAAGAAGGCATGATGTCTCCTCATCGTTTACTAACAACTACCCTAACCGATCAATTGCGTTTGTCCACACAGATGAAGGCAAAAGTTATTGGAATCTCACTCAAAGACCGTGGCGCCATCTTGCCTGCCGGACGCAGTGCAGATGCTGCTTATTGGTACGATGGAAAAAGTGGAAACTGGATTACCAGCTCCTGGTACCGGAACGATCTCCCGAAATGGTCGCATGAATTCAATGATCGAAAATGGCCGGAACAATATCTCTCTAAACCCTGGAATACTGCCTTGCCTATAAAAGAATATTATGAAAGTGATCCTGATGATAGTCCTTATGAAGCCGCTTTTAGAGGAGAAGCGAAGCCTGTATTTCCTCATGACCTGCCCGCACTCAAAGGAATAGGTTATGATCTGGTAAGGAGAACTCCCTTTGGCAATACACTGACCAAGGATTTTGCATTGTCTGCGATCCTGGGAGAAAAGATGGGGGCGGACAGCATTCCCGATTTCCTTTGCGTCAGTTTTTCAGCGACAGATTATGTAGGACATCAGTTCGGACCCAACGCTATTGAAACGGAAGATACCTACATCCGTCTTGATCGCGACATCGCTGACTTACTAACGTTTCTGGATAACCGAATTGGGCAGGGCGCTTATTTGTTATTCATGACTGCTGATCATGCCTGCATGGAAAATCCTAAACACATGCTGGACCATAAGCTGGCCGCCGGTTTTTCCAATCCCACAATTATCAAGGATACCATTCGCTACTTCCTCAAAGAGAAATATGGCAAACCGGAGTACTTACAATGCTATATCAATGATCAGGTTCATCTCGATGAAGCCCTCATCCTGCAAGATAAACTTTCAGTTTGCACTATTGAGCGCGAACTTGGCAATTTTCTACGAAAATCAATTACCGGTATCATGGATATAGTGACTGCCTGCAATTTACAAGAGGAAGAATATAATGAGCTTTTTCGCAACCGTATTCAAAAAGGATTTCACACAGGAAGAAGTGGAAATGTTTGCCTGTTATTTTCTCCCGGATGGACGGATCCCTTGTACGGCGGAGATGGAACTCAGGGTACGACACATGGTAGCCCTTATCCTTATGATGCACATGTGCCTTTGCTTTGGTATGGATGGCATATTCCCGCGGGTGCAACTGCAGACGAGGTCAATATTACAGATATCGCGCCTACTCTATCCTTTCTGTTAAACATTACGCTTCCGAATGGATGTACCGGTAAAAAGATTAATGCGTTGGTAAAATAA
- a CDS encoding DUF2490 domain-containing protein, which produces MKQIKRQFIACLLLTTLLSVTYSYAQPSKTGYWINYNFRLNFNENIGLHLDLNLRNYEFLHDLEQGLIRGAIYYNLPAQKLQLSAGAAWSHVEQYKEENQPKIASEERRLHQQLQLNSQLDRATISHRYRLEQRFFSTKSNIRFRYQLNVQVPLNKSKLEKGAVYLILMDEIFLNFDSPVFDRNRFLCSAGFFLTPHLRIEGGMLWQMYERSNKRQVLFTIHQTINFHNKE; this is translated from the coding sequence ATGAAACAAATCAAAAGACAATTTATAGCCTGCTTATTACTAACGACACTATTGTCTGTTACATATTCCTATGCGCAACCTTCAAAGACCGGCTATTGGATTAATTATAATTTTCGCTTAAATTTTAATGAAAATATTGGTCTCCACCTTGATTTAAATTTACGGAACTACGAATTTCTTCATGATCTTGAACAGGGGTTGATACGAGGGGCTATCTACTATAACTTACCTGCGCAAAAACTTCAACTTTCAGCAGGAGCAGCATGGAGCCATGTGGAACAATATAAAGAAGAAAACCAACCTAAGATTGCGTCGGAAGAACGGCGATTGCATCAGCAGTTGCAATTGAATTCACAATTAGACAGGGCCACCATATCCCATCGATATCGGCTGGAACAACGTTTCTTTTCCACTAAATCCAATATACGATTTCGCTATCAACTAAACGTACAAGTTCCTCTAAATAAAAGCAAATTAGAAAAAGGAGCCGTATACTTGATACTAATGGACGAAATCTTCCTCAATTTTGACTCTCCGGTTTTTGATAGAAATCGATTTCTTTGCAGTGCAGGTTTCTTTCTTACACCTCATCTTCGTATAGAAGGAGGGATGCTCTGGCAGATGTATGAGAGAAGTAATAAAAGACAAGTGCTTTTTACCATTCACCAAACCATCAATTTTCATAACAAAGAATAA
- a CDS encoding TetR/AcrR family transcriptional regulator, whose translation MSLFKSENRILKGADELFCRFGIKNVTMDDIARHLGVSKKTLYQHYEDKNKIVVSVIESGMGEHELKFDEFEKASKNAIEEILHTMHYMSSVFATVNPNVFYDMQRYHPEAWQIFRKFKEEKVLHQIIRNLEKGREQGLYRTDFSIKILARLRLEEIELGMNPLFYPADKYNLHDVTIQLLEHYLYGICTLKGHKLINKHKQLIEEED comes from the coding sequence ATGAGTTTATTCAAATCAGAAAATAGGATTTTAAAAGGAGCGGATGAGTTATTCTGCCGGTTTGGAATTAAGAATGTAACGATGGACGATATCGCCCGACATCTTGGTGTTTCCAAAAAGACATTATATCAGCATTACGAAGACAAAAATAAAATAGTCGTTTCTGTTATAGAAAGCGGAATGGGTGAGCACGAATTAAAGTTTGATGAATTTGAAAAAGCTTCCAAAAATGCTATTGAAGAGATCCTGCATACAATGCATTATATGAGTAGTGTGTTTGCCACTGTTAATCCGAATGTATTTTATGATATGCAAAGGTATCATCCGGAAGCATGGCAGATTTTTAGAAAATTTAAAGAAGAAAAGGTACTTCACCAGATCATCAGGAATTTGGAAAAGGGAAGGGAACAAGGATTATACCGTACGGACTTCAGTATAAAAATACTGGCTCGTCTTCGATTGGAAGAAATTGAATTGGGTATGAATCCCCTCTTCTACCCTGCAGATAAATACAACCTTCATGATGTGACCATTCAGTTGCTGGAACATTACCTGTATGGAATATGTACGTTGAAAGGCCATAAATTGATTAATAAACATAAACAGCTCATCGAAGAAGAAGATTAA
- a CDS encoding twin-arginine translocase TatA/TatE family subunit, which translates to MMTAIILFLESIGGGELVVIMLFVLLFFGSKNIPSLARGLGSGIRQFKDAMNGVQSEIKQGMHEVEKQANVLAVEEKMKLETPPASDNVTLATSPEIKQPDLPPIAPEERSAAR; encoded by the coding sequence ATGATGACGGCAATTATTCTGTTTCTGGAAAGTATAGGGGGTGGAGAATTGGTGGTCATTATGCTCTTTGTGCTGCTCTTTTTTGGGTCGAAGAATATACCCAGTTTGGCTCGTGGTTTAGGATCAGGAATTCGTCAATTTAAAGATGCTATGAATGGGGTGCAATCAGAAATCAAGCAGGGAATGCATGAGGTAGAAAAACAAGCGAATGTTTTAGCCGTGGAAGAAAAAATGAAATTGGAAACCCCACCTGCATCCGATAACGTCACCTTGGCAACTTCCCCTGAAATAAAGCAACCGGATTTACCCCCCATCGCACCGGAAGAAAGGTCAGCGGCACGCTAA
- a CDS encoding cytochrome-c peroxidase has protein sequence MKRKSYTLLILLIITGIIHSCKKDTKSDSVSTTPYNLVVPSGFPPPNIPIGNPLTVEGIELGHHLFYDPILSSNGLSCSSCHLASKAYSVPVFVTGIGDSISVLPIMNLAFNPNFTWNGQFPTTESVCMLDFEPPFLILIWIL, from the coding sequence ATGAAAAGAAAGAGCTACACCTTACTAATTCTTCTGATAATTACAGGTATTATTCATTCCTGTAAGAAGGATACAAAAAGTGATTCTGTAAGTACAACTCCTTATAATTTGGTGGTGCCTTCGGGTTTTCCGCCTCCAAATATTCCTATAGGTAATCCTTTGACCGTGGAGGGCATCGAACTCGGCCACCATTTATTTTATGATCCTATCCTTTCATCAAACGGATTAAGTTGTTCTTCTTGTCACTTGGCAAGTAAAGCGTATTCTGTACCGGTTTTTGTGACCGGAATTGGAGACAGTATTAGTGTTTTACCAATTATGAATCTTGCTTTTAATCCTAATTTTACGTGGAATGGACAATTTCCGACTACCGAATCGGTTTGTATGTTGGACTTTGAACCTCCTTTTTTAATACTAATATGGATACTTTAG
- the crcB gene encoding fluoride efflux transporter CrcB, whose protein sequence is MNNILLVFIGGGLGSVVRYLLGLFMQKSIQSSIPWHTLAANIIASAILGFVVATIALRPGNFEHQRLFIGIGFCGGLSTFSTFTMEGFEMFRAGNIGLALTYTLVSVVVCLIAFWAAWMLQK, encoded by the coding sequence ATGAATAATATACTACTTGTATTCATCGGGGGTGGGTTAGGCAGTGTGGTGAGATATCTTCTGGGCTTATTCATGCAGAAGTCCATTCAAAGCAGTATTCCCTGGCATACGCTTGCTGCGAATATCATCGCCTCTGCTATTCTTGGATTTGTGGTAGCTACAATAGCTCTTCGCCCCGGCAATTTTGAACATCAGCGACTCTTCATCGGCATCGGATTTTGTGGCGGACTTAGCACATTTTCAACTTTTACCATGGAAGGATTTGAAATGTTCCGGGCAGGAAACATCGGGCTGGCCCTTACGTATACTTTAGTCAGCGTTGTCGTGTGCCTGATTGCTTTCTGGGCGGCATGGATGCTGCAAAAATGA
- a CDS encoding T9SS type A sorting domain-containing protein, which produces MLNKLQLLLLGFLLSTSSLKAQQQLVTYAGNTGNESFNDLLQLSNGNYLVIGAADNLNWIPVTSLQMAWSNPGISNNQGTGKICFLLEMDPTLQQILTVCSLPAGAAEDFRFIKSSNVPGQATGNLFISGDTQDSNTGGYFIGKLNNNFLNGIPTGFTWVKNVKAATGQYPDAYQPWDVGNDGKVVYAYGDSHDYNWSAIYKTDSDGNDEVVTNWRIHWINGGGEYYGSASSYPGGINNLTYSAIVFKRDANRCELRSTSAIDYNTTTSDGNGGTKKGKWPLDVLYNGPCNPGVSGNSSSGPGYTGYSPSSTFTYGPSSICIDRRDNRMYIGFNSKSILPGGNPDFEPAVMAMDQNGTLLWWSRLYHEITPAGDTVNSTPDQYLDALAIDYSLPQQNSFLVVAARCHGNNIENLWEGNQIAANPSANGFQNTFTGTSGNIHISWLGKIKLADGTLHHSTYMAEYAEGTGSLGAAHPDPNLDGWPNPNTGWPNVNTTYIGKNRIKVTADGSVLVLGKGRRTITTANAYQKMVKPANGGLSCWNEFVRLYTPDLSKPLYSSLLVGAWDTLTQSGGDNVRLMGVWKTDSSIVVIGKHTGSGAELPLQNIPGWGNNNYNGETAILACLRANNFINSDDQAGNSTSGISDDPEKKNGIICFPNPASDNIYVRSSNSSVDQFRLSDISGRILLTLQTSPTNAIVNTSIIRDGLYIIEGIDGVGRKTGSQKIIIKH; this is translated from the coding sequence ATGCTGAACAAACTCCAACTATTACTATTAGGATTCTTATTATCTACTTCATCCTTAAAGGCACAACAACAACTGGTGACTTATGCAGGAAACACTGGAAATGAAAGCTTCAATGATCTGCTACAACTTTCTAATGGGAATTATTTAGTGATTGGTGCAGCTGACAATTTAAATTGGATTCCCGTTACATCCTTACAAATGGCATGGAGTAATCCGGGAATCAGCAATAACCAAGGTACAGGTAAAATCTGCTTTCTTCTGGAGATGGATCCGACACTTCAACAAATTTTAACTGTTTGTTCACTTCCTGCCGGAGCAGCCGAAGATTTTCGATTTATTAAAAGTTCAAATGTGCCGGGGCAGGCAACCGGGAATCTATTCATCAGCGGCGATACTCAGGATAGTAATACCGGAGGATACTTCATTGGAAAACTGAATAATAATTTCCTGAATGGCATTCCAACCGGATTCACCTGGGTGAAAAATGTGAAGGCTGCTACCGGTCAATATCCGGATGCCTATCAGCCGTGGGATGTGGGTAATGATGGAAAGGTGGTGTATGCATATGGGGATTCACATGACTATAACTGGTCTGCAATTTATAAAACCGACAGTGACGGAAATGATGAGGTGGTTACCAATTGGAGAATACACTGGATCAATGGAGGTGGCGAATATTATGGATCTGCTTCTTCCTATCCCGGCGGAATAAACAACCTGACCTATAGTGCCATTGTTTTTAAAAGAGATGCGAACCGTTGCGAATTGCGCTCTACTTCCGCTATAGACTACAACACCACAACGTCTGACGGTAACGGAGGTACGAAAAAAGGAAAATGGCCACTGGATGTGCTGTACAATGGTCCTTGTAATCCCGGGGTGTCTGGAAATTCATCCTCCGGTCCGGGGTATACGGGATATTCCCCCTCTTCTACCTTTACCTATGGTCCCTCATCGATATGTATTGACAGGAGGGATAACCGGATGTACATTGGATTTAACAGCAAGAGCATTTTGCCTGGAGGAAATCCCGATTTTGAACCGGCGGTGATGGCCATGGATCAGAACGGCACATTGCTATGGTGGTCACGACTATACCATGAAATTACACCGGCCGGTGATACGGTGAACTCTACCCCTGATCAATACCTCGATGCGCTTGCAATTGACTATTCTTTACCACAACAAAATTCCTTCCTGGTAGTAGCAGCCCGATGTCATGGGAATAATATTGAAAACCTTTGGGAGGGTAATCAAATTGCGGCCAATCCTTCTGCTAACGGATTTCAGAATACGTTTACGGGCACCAGTGGAAATATTCACATCTCCTGGCTTGGAAAAATAAAACTAGCAGATGGCACACTCCATCACAGCACCTATATGGCCGAATATGCAGAAGGAACCGGTAGCCTTGGTGCTGCACATCCTGATCCCAACCTCGATGGATGGCCAAATCCTAACACCGGATGGCCCAATGTAAACACGACATATATTGGTAAAAATAGAATTAAAGTTACAGCAGATGGAAGTGTTCTGGTTCTCGGAAAAGGTCGCAGAACCATTACTACCGCCAACGCCTATCAGAAAATGGTGAAACCTGCAAATGGAGGACTTTCCTGCTGGAATGAATTCGTCAGATTATATACTCCCGACCTTTCAAAGCCACTTTATAGCTCTTTGCTGGTAGGCGCCTGGGATACATTGACACAAAGCGGAGGTGATAATGTACGACTGATGGGAGTCTGGAAAACAGACTCTTCCATTGTTGTGATTGGAAAACATACGGGGAGTGGCGCTGAGCTACCCTTGCAAAATATTCCGGGCTGGGGCAATAATAATTATAACGGTGAAACTGCTATTCTTGCTTGTTTAAGAGCCAACAATTTCATCAATAGTGATGATCAGGCCGGAAATAGTACTTCAGGAATTAGCGACGATCCTGAAAAAAAGAATGGTATAATCTGCTTTCCCAATCCCGCGAGTGATAATATTTATGTTCGTTCGTCCAACTCTTCAGTTGATCAATTTCGCCTATCCGACATCAGTGGACGCATTCTTCTTACGCTGCAAACCTCACCTACTAATGCTATCGTTAACACATCAATAATCAGAGATGGGCTATATATTATAGAGGGGATAGATGGCGTAGGAAGAAAAACAGGTTCCCAAAAGATCATTATCAAGCATTGA
- a CDS encoding pirin family protein, whose amino-acid sequence MDRKSFLRKGLLGTSMFAASAALGQVIRNNIDELKELDIIGFNHIPNEKSELMANTILHKSASRGQANHGWLDSKHTFSFANYYNPDRMHFGVLRVLNDDTVAPGMGFGTHPHDNMEIISIPLEGDLEHKDSMGNVTVIKNGDIQVMSAGTGIQHSEYNKNKDKTVKFLQIWLFPKEKNVKPSYDQITLNEEDRHNKLQQILSPNANDAGVWIHQDAWFHLGKLDKGTSIEYKVNKKGNGVYVFLLHGEMKINDQLIEKRDGFGIWDVDTLQITAQDNSEVLVMEVPMTV is encoded by the coding sequence ATGGATCGAAAATCATTTCTCCGAAAAGGCTTGCTGGGAACAAGTATGTTCGCAGCATCTGCAGCCCTTGGACAAGTTATTCGCAACAATATTGATGAACTAAAAGAGTTGGACATCATCGGCTTCAACCATATCCCTAACGAAAAATCAGAACTTATGGCAAATACTATCTTACATAAATCTGCCTCACGCGGACAAGCTAATCATGGCTGGCTCGATTCCAAACATACTTTCAGCTTTGCGAATTATTATAATCCCGACCGCATGCATTTTGGGGTACTGCGCGTGTTAAATGATGATACGGTAGCTCCAGGCATGGGCTTTGGTACTCATCCGCATGACAATATGGAAATTATTTCCATTCCTCTTGAAGGTGATCTTGAGCATAAGGATAGCATGGGAAATGTAACGGTCATTAAAAATGGTGATATTCAAGTGATGAGTGCCGGCACCGGAATTCAGCATAGCGAGTACAACAAAAACAAAGATAAGACCGTAAAATTTTTGCAAATATGGCTTTTCCCAAAAGAAAAGAATGTCAAACCCAGTTATGACCAAATTACATTAAATGAAGAAGATCGTCATAATAAATTACAGCAAATTCTTTCTCCCAATGCCAATGATGCGGGGGTATGGATTCATCAGGATGCCTGGTTCCATCTCGGCAAATTAGACAAAGGCACCAGCATCGAATACAAGGTGAACAAAAAAGGAAATGGCGTGTATGTCTTTCTTCTTCATGGTGAAATGAAAATCAATGACCAACTCATCGAGAAGCGAGATGGCTTTGGCATATGGGATGTGGACACACTGCAAATTACTGCACAAGATAATTCCGAAGTCCTCGTGATGGAAGTTCCAATGACAGTGTAA
- a CDS encoding phosphatase PAP2 family protein, with amino-acid sequence MQLPFWIQQLDTRLFLFINGAHDPIVDFILYWVSQKFTWIPFYAWLLYVLYKTYAGKTLYFFPIIAALIAVSDQLSTLLKNTTERLRPCHDPALQEWVHLVNDKCGGQFGFVSSHAANTMALAVFILLVLPRSSKIFQLELLAFVLLNGYSRIYLGAHYPLDVLCGWALGFILAVIFSTLFRQTIKVSDKIAVT; translated from the coding sequence ATGCAACTCCCGTTCTGGATACAACAGCTTGACACCCGCCTGTTTCTTTTCATCAACGGAGCACATGATCCCATTGTCGATTTTATCCTGTATTGGGTGAGTCAAAAATTTACCTGGATCCCATTTTATGCCTGGTTACTTTATGTACTTTATAAAACTTATGCCGGAAAAACACTTTACTTCTTCCCAATAATTGCTGCCCTTATTGCAGTAAGTGATCAGCTTTCCACCTTATTAAAAAATACCACTGAACGACTCCGGCCCTGTCATGATCCTGCACTTCAGGAATGGGTACATTTGGTAAACGATAAATGCGGGGGGCAATTTGGTTTTGTCAGTTCACATGCTGCAAATACGATGGCATTGGCGGTGTTTATACTTCTTGTTTTACCACGGAGTAGTAAGATCTTTCAACTCGAATTACTGGCTTTTGTGCTCTTGAATGGTTACAGCAGAATCTACTTGGGCGCACATTATCCGCTAGATGTACTTTGCGGATGGGCCTTAGGCTTCATTCTGGCAGTAATTTTTTCTACATTGTTCCGTCAAACCATCAAAGTTTCCGATAAAATTGCTGTTACATGA